From Oncorhynchus tshawytscha isolate Ot180627B linkage group LG11, Otsh_v2.0, whole genome shotgun sequence, the proteins below share one genomic window:
- the LOC112232467 gene encoding gastrula zinc finger protein XlCGF48.2-like yields the protein MANCMVFHTQMASIMEVLANAAVAEICKLVDDDYAVFRLEITQSQKENRGLRRKLQLLEMKVARERVLASRPSSVKILDRHRGMARGEGHLTGGYRSSVKPAGHNTWRDDQPITVDEGSGTSTQNVIMLESADAESAGPGVKQERSEGEEDTQHSRDIQAGAPPVITEEPTTVPAQPRTRRSITEVSGTQNAVLKSEIDTKTLTVTHRLLHTGSDHRSDPERLGRGRLGCPPAPGSDYLPVFHQRMVHCRGDGDDDAIDTGGDDPSCSYTTEMDPGNMPLGLETQTDLSRGDWNQYSSSVYTEGCLDEKEEVIVVDEVAVKVEGVIPPTWNADSSLGNRHSQGRDFLDYRESLETNPNVETHSPSHAFSDRDPVSTSVGPSDSHARVPFDQVLNSKDQRAKARGGGATSGNSKEKRFLCMFCNKGFSCSQNVEIHQRVHTGEKPYSCPQCHMRFAQSGSLKRHQRVHTGEKPYSCPQCEKRFSRQHLLKTHLKVHTGERPYACTHCGKRFSERSSLRIHQQKNHSTL from the exons atggctaactgtatggtttttcacactcaaatggcctccatcatggaggtgctagcgaatgcagctgtagcagagatctgtaaactcgtagacgacgattatgcagtgtttcgtttggaaataactcaaagccagaaagaaaacaggggaTTGCGAAGGAAACTACAGCTACTGGAAATGAAAGTGGCACGAGAGCGCGTCCTCGccagtcgtcccagtagtgtcaagatcctcgaccgacacagaggaatggcaagag gtgaaggacatctcactggaggcTACAGGAGCTCTGTGAAGCCAGCGGgacacaatacatggagagatgaccaaccaatcactgttgatgaggggagtggaacctcaacccagaACGTTATCATGCTAGAG TCTGCAGATGCAGAGTCTGCAGGTCCTGGAGTCAAGCAGGAGaggtctgaaggagaggaggacacacagcacagcagagacatCCAGGCTGGAGCGCCCCCTGTAATCACAGAGGAACCCACCACTGTCCCAGCACAGCCCAGGACCCGACGCagcatcacggaggtcagtggaacgcAGAACGCCGTCCTCAAGTCAGAGATCGACACCAAGACTTTAACTGTGACACACAGGCTCTTACACACAGGTTCTGATCAcagatcagacccagagagacttGGGCGGGGGAGACTGGGCTGTCCTCCTGCTCCCGGTTCTGACTACTTACCGGTATTTCACCAGAGGATGGTTCATTGCCGTGGGGATGGTGATGATGACGCGATAGACACTGGTGGTGATGATCCGTCTTGTTCTTACACTACGGAGATGGACCCTGGCAACATGCCCTTGGgtttagagacacagactgatctgtctagaggggactggaaccagtacagtagtagtgtatacaCTGAAGGGTGCCTAGATGAGAAAGAGGAGGTTATAGTGGTAGATGAGGTGGCTGTGAAAGTAGAGGGCGTCATTCCTCCCACATGGAATGCAGATAGTTCCCTAGGAAACAGACACTCACAAGGCAGAGATTTCTTAGATTACAGGGAAAGCTTAGAGACAAATCCAAATGTTGAGACCCACTCCCCTTCACACGCATTCAGTGATCGCGACCCAGTGTCCACGTCGGTGGGACCTTCCGATTCACACGCCCGCGTCCCTTTTgatcaggtattgaactcaaaGGACCAAAGGGCCAAGGCTCGGGGAGGGGGAGCAACATCAGGCAAtagtaaagagaaacggttcctctgcatgttctgtaacaaaggcttcagctgctCCCAGAatgtggagatccaccagagagtccacacaggagagaaaccttacagctGCCCCCAGTGTCACATGCGTTTCGCCCAGTCTGGCAGCCTGAAGCGGCACCAAAGGGTCCATACgggggagaaaccctacagctgtccccagtgtgagaagaggttctcccgccAACACCTGCTGAAGACGCACCTGAAGGTTCACACGGGAGAGAGGCCGTACGCCTGTACGCACtgcgggaagaggttctcagagaggagctcCCTccggatacaccagcagaaaaatcATTCCACTCTATAA
- the LOC112232197 gene encoding zinc finger protein 572-like: MEDGKPDLLLVKEETIEDGRESTDLLSGLKMGEQGGWLEANRGDWAAIMDTQTGAAKGPGDNITDQARTRDDILESAVHEDLLISSVTGGREWTSEATDHIPWPRIRTMDQEPSVFLPELEQGPNQEGQRLLHHHTEHNQWTSGLNNLSPGGHQRDRGSSQGSSLQPSPFSSQSQCGDETGPWADRDRPSCSYDTNTTVSMMNRAGYPGFQPSQRVTGDQSLTGSLSSPSGSYLMPRDWVHRRPEPVSSLPQLPPGYPTNTDRVRMGVHNKRYLAYNTEHNSNNTPTMARGQGRSSKINHLRVVAPASTSSGVIGSQRGRPSIKADADKLYICPTCGKRFAKANYVKEHQTIHTKERPFKCKLCYKSFSFLSNLIRHRSVHNGEKPFSCTQCHMRFAHAGNLKRHQKVHTVESQQLTPV; encoded by the exons atggaggatgggaagcctgatctgctgctgGTCAAAGAGGAGACGATAGAGGACGGACGAGAGAGCACTGACctgctgagtggactaaagatgggggagcaag gtggttggctggaggctaACAGAGGAGACTGGGCAGCCATCATGGATACCCAGACGGGTGCAGCCAAGGGCCCAGGGGATAACATCACTGATCAGGCCAGGACCAGAGATGACATATTGGAG TCTGCAGTCCATGAAGACCTGCTTATATCCAGTGTTACTGGTGGGAGAGAGTGGACCTCTGAAGCAACTGATCACATACCCTGGCCCCGGATCAGAACCATGGATCAGGAGCCTTCAGTCTTCCTTCCAGAGTTGGAACAAGGACCCAACCAAGAAGGACAGAgactcctccaccaccacacagaacacaaccagtGGACAAGTGGATTGAACAACCtcagtcctggtggtcatcagagAGACCGAGGCTCCAGTCAGGGATCCAGTCTGCAGCCCAGTCCCTTTTCTTCACAGTCTCAGTGCGGGGATGAAACCGGGCCTTGGGCTGATAGAGATAGACCCTCCTGTTCCTATGATacaaacaccacagtatccatgatgaacagagcaggttACCCTGGGTTTCAGCCTTCACAGAGAGTGACAGGAGACCAGAGTCTAACAGGAAGTCTGTCTTCTCCTTCAGGGTCTTATCTAATGCCTCGTGACTGGGTTCATAGAAGGCCTGAACCTGTGTCTAGTCTTCCTCAGTTACCTCCTGGTTACCCCACCAATacagacagggtcaggatggGCGTTCACAACAAGAGGTACCTAGCCTATAACACAGAACACAATTCCAACAACACACCAACAATGGCTAGAGGTCAAGGAAGGAGTTCAAAGATTAACCACCTGAGGGTGGTGGCTCCTGCTTCTACCTCCTCTGGTGTCATTGGGTCACAACGTGGGAGGCCGAGCATTAAGGCGGACGCCGACAAGCTGTACATCTGCCCAACGTGTGGGAAGCGCTTTGCTAAAGCAAACTATGTGAAGGAGCACCAGACCATTCACACCAAGGAGAGGCCCTTCAAGTGTAAGCTGTGTTACAagagcttctccttcctgagtaaCCTTATCAGACATAGGAGTGTCCACAATGGAGAGAAgcccttcagctgtacccagtgtcacatgcgctttGCCCATGCTGgcaacctgaagaggcaccagaagGTCCACACGGTAGAAAGTCAACAGCTGaccccagtgtga